A single window of Balaenoptera acutorostrata chromosome X, mBalAcu1.1, whole genome shotgun sequence DNA harbors:
- the LOC103004975 gene encoding heat shock factor-binding protein 1-like — protein sequence MAETEPETVQDLTLVVQTLLQQMQDKLQTMSYQIIGRIDDMSSRIDDLEKNIADLMTQAGVEELDGGNKIPATQKS from the coding sequence ATGGCAGAGACAGAACCCGAGACCGTGCAAGATCTCACCTTGGTGGTGCAGACACTCCTGCAACAGATGCAAGATAAACTTCAGACCATGTCCTACCAGATCATTGGAAGAATTGATGACATGAGCAGTCGCATTGATGACCTGGAGAAAAACATCGCAGACCTCATGACACAGGCCGGGGTGGAAGAGCTGGACGGGGGAAACAAGATCCCTGCCACACAGAAGAGTTGA